From Cucumis melo cultivar AY chromosome 3, USDA_Cmelo_AY_1.0, whole genome shotgun sequence:
tgattttgttttctttttatttgatgGAGTGTTCAAACCaagtttattattttatttacaaaCAATTGGGTGATTCACCCTCTATACTTTCTTTTTACCAATTTAAGCTtacattataattttttaaggAGCATACCAAAATTATTACTCTTCTTAACATTTCGATTgggtgactttttttttttcttttttaacttccattatatattttctaatacttgtcttatatatttttcaaatttagtatttaatgtCTTTTTTCTACATTCCAATTGGTCACTTGTCCATCATTTTcttcaataaatttttttaaagttttgttgtaaaaattagattttcaaatatttaaacgTGAACCTTCAAAATTATAtaagtttaaattaattaaaagtctATACGTATGGTTACAACTACGGTTACATTTTAAAGactattttcaataaattttaaattaccCTATGTTATCTAACAAatcttatatttatttatttttaaataatttttttattgaaattaggtaaataataacaataataattttcaagtaaaaaaatcatgaaaatatatattcataatTTATAAAGAAGATGTCCATATAGATTAAATTGTTTCAAACAACCACGTAAACTAATTTAAAGATTTATCAAGATTAGATAGCTATAATCAAGACAATTAAAAGCATCAATATAAGATGAAAGAAAATCGTATGTACAATATGTATTAAAATCATGTTTTAatcttaattattttcttttactaaGTTTTGGTTATTGTACGTAAGTATTTGTTTAACTTTAATCCAAtgttcttttaataaaatttaaatttaatttatataccTACTCTATTActgtttttttttacaaaaaagttttattgataatctattagttgttttttaaaatatttatatgcaTATGAAAATtatgttgttgttaaatcaattTTTAGACTAAATTAGACATATGAATGAATAGTAATCAAATCGAATAAATAGACTAAAATgataattttgtattttttaaaaataaaagtatgtTCATTTTTGGGAAACTTTTGTTAGCTAAAAGAAATTCCATCGAAGCCTAGGACAAAGTGAAAGATAATGAGCTTACTAAAGCAGTAGAGGCAAAACAGACAAGACAACAAGAGGGGAGAAAACCGCAGTTGGTTCTGGGGCACCTATTGGATGGAGCCCTTGCTTAAGAAGGCAGTGAGGGTTTGGGCTCTTGTTGAAAACAAAGTTAaccattttctaaatattttaggttCGTTCTCTCATATTTCTTATTGCTTTGCAAATCATCTTTCTTTGTTTGCTGTTTTTTTTCGCCTtttactattctttttttttttcgctgcatGCACccgtgtaatcaaattaaacgatagaattgaaaaaataaattgtttaaatttgattatccaaatctaaacgaccgtataccaaacaatagccaaatttaaacgatcttgtaccaaatatagCGTGGTTAATGGGAcgttttttgtatttttcattgtggaccTGTagattttttttcgtttttataattgttctatacaatgtaaatattttgtcgctttgttatattttttaaaatatcccttcattttttttcctttctatgTTATAATTTTTGAGAGAATAATTCGAAAACCTACCATTATAATAAAGTGTGTCATTAATACACAACCACCTGTCATATTTTGAACTCAAAaccaaatttataattaatacTCTTTGTTATTTAACAATCAACTCTATAACAACcaagtaaagtttttcttctaaatgatttcttaatcctttacATCTTATATACGtcttttattgtatatataattGGGTATATATAACGAAAGAAATGTGGGAGGACGATTTAGAATATTAAAAACATCAGTTAAATTAGACTTTTAAGTTTTTAACATACAAATTATTCGTATTTAACTTAAAGGTACTAATTGGCAGTTTAACTATATTCATTTTAAGAGTTAAATGTATAATGTATTTAGAGGAGGAGACTGATTTGTAGTTATTTTTGTTCGTATTTagtttttgctattttttcgATAGGTTTATAAagattaaatttttgttttaagttcACATGAATAGTGTTATTCGAATTTCTTAGTagataatttatattttagtcAACTTTTTTACTAATGCTTTAGTTGAATGTCCACAAACTAAACttaaattaaattcaagttGATTAAAAACATCAAAATGGGCAAGGAATATGCTTAACAATTCTTATATTCAACTAATTAAAGtaaaacaataattaactaCATTAAAAGGTAACATgcaatatttattaaaataaaacaagtGGACGTAAAAGTTAACGTGTAACAATTGGAAGACATATACGAACAATCATAGTTTGacctataaaaaaaaatacatagtCTCGATATCTATCTAATAAGTCGATAGAATAAATGATTTTAACCGCACTCTTAgatttaaagttatttttaagAACAACTAATTTAGAGTATGGATTTAACATTCATGGATAATACAAACATCCTTATATTTCATTATGTTAGATCGAAATGTTTTGCTCAAATTATCCTTGAAATGTTTTTTGGTATAAGAACAAATGTATGGAAATTTAAAACGTAACAAAATGTATTTGACATATAAACTTAATTAATAACGTCAAAATTAATCGTCACACACGTAACGAATATGCTTAGCCATTTTTTTGATTCAAGAAGTTAACTTAGTTTAACTCAATTATTCTTTCTAGAAAAAAGGCAAAGTTGATATATATACGTTCAAATATGAATTTGatcataaaaaagaattattttttgtttgggAGCATAAAGGGACCCATTCTTTTGAATATTTGAGGTTGAGCAGATTTATTATTCTATGGTTGAAAACAAAActaaattttagtttaaaattatacaaaaaacAACTCTACACTTCTAAAGTTTTGTTGGAAAATACTTTTTTTAGAGTTTAGATTGTTAAAACAAGATGAAAAATGGGGATTACTACTAATAtgtgaaaatttaaaaacatatttgACATTGATCATTCACGTAGATGAACGTGATAGTTAATGTATAAAAAACATAATATGTAAATAATTTCTATCTTATCATTCAAGTACAAAAAAGTGACAACGATAACCTTATTTTTtgcaaaaaaaagaaataaaaaagttaCATATACCTTCTAATATGTACATGTCAACTATCATCGTGCATCgaaagaataatattttttcaaataatttcaaaattaatggTTATTTCTTAGTAAACacattttaattttcaaaatttgaaaagtagattaaaatgaataaaagtatttataaaatatgatattttgttatatttgtaaatattttttaaggttttgtaatttaaaataatggAAACACATTAGTAAAAAtaagaaaacgaaaaaaaagaaaaacaatggcGTTGGGGGCAAAAAGGAAATTAGATGGGAAAGGAAGGAGTGAAAGGAGAATGAATTCAATCCTCAAAGTTTGAAACTTTAGTctctcctcttcttcaaccagTCACCACCCTCCGGCCGTCTCTCACTCAAGAAAACGCGGAAACCTTtcagtttcttttttttcttttcttttaatccGAATTTCTATTTCCATTCTCACAATTATGCCCTCCTCCTTCCTCCGACATCAATATCTGGTAATaataccaaattaaaaaaaaaaagttcacatttttttattttatattttttttaatggggTTTGTTGAATTCTTGAAATCAATTAGTCCACGTGGGTCGTTTATGCTCTTCACATTGTCGCCATAATTCGTTGACAAAACAACTCAATCAAAGAATAAGCAaagaatttttcattttttcattttttcattcACTATAAAACCTGAATCTTGCTACTTTCATTTCCACCAAATTCCTTCTGTATTTCTATTCTCTCTGTGTTgcctttttttccctttaactTTCTGCCATTTGCAGAGAAATTTGGTGTTTATAGGAAGGAGATTTGAGATTGAAGCTTTGGGATCAATGGAGAGTTCAATGAAGAAGACAATGAGCAATGGTAGTGTTCATATGGAGATGGAAGAAATTGACAATAAGTTTGAAGAAGCCTATGGAGAACACAATGCTACTGAAGATCAGCTCATTACTCCTTGGACAGTCTCTGTTGCTAGGTAAAGGGTTTTAAGGAAGATCTTTGCTACTAAAAATACGttctatcttctttttctttctttctttctttttttttttttttttttttttttttttttttgtgtggtTGTTTTTGCATTTGTTCTAACTTGAAAAATTTCTCATTTTTGTCTGTCTTTTGTTGTTTTAGTGGTTATTCTTTATTGCGTGATCCGATCTACAACAAAGGCCTTGCCTTtagtgaaaaagaaagagatgctcaTTACTTGCGTGGCTTGTTGCCACCAGCACTTCTTGATCAAGAGCTTCAGGTAAAGTTTAGATTTCTCTGGTTCTACCATTTTCTCATTATTTACATTTTGTTGGAATATCTTGAATATGCTATCTCGTGTTTGGGATTGCACTATGTAAGCCCTCTCACGCTATAGGTGTCTTGATTATGTTATATGATAATTTCTTTCTAATAACAAACTTAACACATCGATAGCGAACTATGCTAATCTGTTTGTCGATTGCCTCTTACTTTACATTTTCTGTTTGGCTTTGTTGATTGtttaacattttttcttttttatggaTTTGGATGGTTGTTAACGCCTTTTTTTGTGGGAAGCAGGAAAGGAGGATGATGCATAATCTTCGCAACTATGAAGTTCCATTACACAGATATATTGCGATGATGGATCTTCAGGTTCGATATTTTTTTCACTTGTTTATTGTTAATTTTCCTATTTGATTCTTCTCTCTGCAGCTAATGAGTTAAAGATCATTAGAGGAAAAATATGAGTATCGTTGATATAAGGAGCTATGTGGGGTTTGTCTTTGGAattgaatttttaaatattattaaaacgTATCTCTAAACTgtgatttttgtttaaaaatattcatattctttCAAAAGCCGTAAGATTACCTTTACCTTGTATAAatgtttcaaaattatattagagtataatttctttatgattttTTATAGAAGTTGGGACTTGGAACTGTATGGCGATCTAAAATTCTTTTTAGTCATATCATTAAACTGCACACAAACAAGACTCTAATTCTTATCACCTATGATATGCAAGATGTTAATTTCAATCAAAGCCTGTTAGACAACCTAATTAAAGAGTGTACTTTGCTTCCTTATCTCAATTGATGTTTGTATTTAGCTTTGTTCTACTCAGCCATACCAAAAATTTCCTTCATGTCTACTATCATTTGATCTTGCAGGAGAGAAATGAAAGGCTGTTCTACAAGCTTCTCATTGATAATGTTGAAGAACTGCTTCCAGTTGTGTACACTCCTACCGTAGGCGAAGCTTGCCAGAAGTATGGGAGCATTTATAGACGACCTCAAGGCCTTTTCATCAGTTTGAAAGAGAAGTATGTCATTAAACTAGCATTTATAATGTATGATTAGTTGCATTAGTTCTTAACTGATAATCGACAATTTACCTTTCCAGGGGCAAAATTCTTGAAGTTTTGAAGAACTGGCCAGAAAGGAACATTCAAGTTATTGTTGTTACCGACGGTGAGCGGATTCTAGGCCTTGGAGATCTTGGATGCCAGGTAATAAAACTTACTGCTTCCATTCAGCTGATGAACCTTCATTTTTTCTTCTATCCTTCAGTTTTTATATGCTTATTCTCATTTTGTTAAACTGATATCCTTCAGGGCATGGGGATTCCTGTGGGGAAACTTTCTTTATATACAGCACTTGGAGGAATTCGACCCTCAGCTGTAAGCAATGCTTTAGTTTATATACTTTAGTTAATCTCTTCCTCCCTTTGTTTATCATCAGTAATCTGAATACAGCAAAGTGTTGATACCTGGAATAATCAGGCAAGGACTAAAGTTTATAGTTGTGTATTGTGTGCAGTGCTTGCCTATAACCATTGATGTTGGTACAAACAATGAGCAGCTTCTAAATGATGAGTTTTACATTGGCCTTCGGCAGAAACGGGCCAGAGGACAGGTGAAACAATCTTTTGCTCTCTTTTTACCTTTGACTTCATGATTTTAATCCATTCATGCATGAATGTTTtaatcaatttttgttttttccttcaTTCAGGAATACATGGAACTTTTAGATGAGTTCATGTATGCAGTAAAGAAGAACTATGGAGAGAAAGTCCTTATACAGGTTATTTGACAATTTTCAACTTACAGTAGGACAGAATTTTGCTTGGAGTTCTGTACAAGTGATTCAATGTGTCACTAACCATTTCTTACTTATTAAACAGTTTGAAGATTTTGCAAACCACAATGCATTCGAGTTGCTTTCAAGATATAGCTCGTCACACCTTGTGTTCAACGACGACATTCAAGTACGAAACATACATGTGTTTCAGTTCACTCCTAACTTTTATATGTTTCAAGAGTATCTCTAACATGGTTTCAATCATTCCGATATTTAGGGTACAGCATCTGTCGTCGTAGCAGGACTACTTGCAGCTCTTAAACTTGTTGGAGGGACATTAGCTGACCACACTTTCTTATTCCTTGGAGCTGGAGAGGTGAGTTTTAAAATGAGTTATATTTGAAGTGTTTTGAATTGTTTTCGCCAACTTTGGCATGTATTTCCTTGATGAATCATCTGCTTAAGTTTAATGTCTTGTCCCGTAACCTTTTTCATTCACtacattatatttttttctttggtaTGGTTCTTATTTTCTGTCATTTGAGTGTTCTAGGCTGGAACTGGTATAGCTGAGCTTATTGCTTTGGAGATCTCAAAACAGGTATTAACCTTCTTTTACTTCTCTTATTTATTCTGAATCAATCAAATGCATTTATGGCTAATGAATTTTACTTGTTTTTGGCAGACTGGAGCTCCAATTGAAGAGACTCGCAAGAAGATTTGGCTCGTGGACTCGAAGGTTGTTTGGACTGACTCATTTTAATATTGTGCCTTTACACTCAAATGCTCTTTCCTGTTCTAAATGGAATTATTACCATTTGTTACAGGGGCTGATCGTTCAATCCCGCTTCGAATCCCTTCAACATTTTAAGAAGCCTTGGGCTCATGACCATGAATCTATCAAGGATCTTTACGGTGCTGTCCAGGTTAGTAATCTACATTGATCAGTCTTGCGTTATGTAGTCATTCTTCAAAGTATATGAGACCATTTTCTAACTCAATCTTAAAACTTTGAATTATTAGGCAATCAAACCAACAGTGTTGATAGGAACATCTGGTGTTGGGAAGACATTTACAAAGGAAGTTGTGGAGGCCATGGCATCCTTCAATGAGGTTCTTCCTTGTTCCTTCTAACTTTGTCTTTCCTCAGTTCTAAGACAAGGAACTATTTAAGATTAACTTGAGTATTGATTGCTATGCAGAAACCACTTATCCTTGCTCTCTCGAACCCTACGTCGCAATCTGAGTGTACAGCTGAAGAAGCTTATACATGGAGCCAGGTACAATCCAAGTCTTTCAAAACGGCAGGcatcattttttttgttgtttgtgcTGACCACATCATAACAAAAATTCACCCGAAAACGTGCAGGGCCGAGCAATCTTTGCCAGCGGAAGTCCATTTGACCCTGTTGAATATGATGGAAAAGTTTTTGTGCCTGGCCAGGTAGCTTTCATGCTTCAAAAACCATTCTATTAGTAACCATTCAATTTCAACAGCACGGTTTGATCTTCTAAGCTTGCCTTTTCTCTTGGTAATGTCATTTAGGCAAACAATGCTTACATATTCCCTGGATTTGGCTTGGGTCTGATCATGTCGGGTACAATTCGTGTGCATGATGACATGCTCTTGGCAGCTTGTAAGTGAAATTTTGGTTAATTAACCAAACTAATAATTCTTGTATTGTGCCAATCTTTATTCTCTCTTCCTCCTCCCAATGCTTGTTGAGCTAGTCTCCGAGTTGGAGCTCAATTTAACGGTTTTTTTCCCCTCATCACAGCGGAGGCTCTGGCTGCCCAAGTGAGTCAGGAAAACTATGATAAGGGTTTGATTTACCCTCCTTTTACCAACATCAGAAAGATATCTGCTAACATTGCTGCCAAAGTTGCTGCTAAGGCTTATGAACTTGGTTAGCTTCTCTCCCATTTTCTTCACATTTTGATTTAATTCATTCATAAACAAACCAATGACAGAAAAGATTAACGAACAACATGGCATTACATTGCAGGTCTGGCTTCTCGTCTTCCTCGACCAAAGGATCTCGTAAAATTTGCCGAGAGCTGCATGTACAGCCCCCGCTACCGTAGCTACCTTTAAGCGAATATTGTAGTTTCAGTCCACcaaaattttccatcatttttttgttttgtgtaatttgttgtttttagtCCTGGCATTAGCATAGGACATgccttcaaaaaaaaaagaaaaaaagctttGTTACTTTTCTCTTTATCTTATTGTTGTGTTTCTGAAGTTGTTTATCTCTTATGTAACATTCATTTGTTATTAGATTGAGTAAAATGTATTAGGCATTTTCAACTAAATGAAATTATTTGtgaaaaaaagtaataaagaaTAAAGCAGCTATTGACTGCTTGATCTGATGTGACCATTTGAAAATCCACACTCTTGTCCTTATTACTCACTTCCACATTGTCAAAAGACATGTGGAAAATTTCCCCTTCCTACAATGCAAAGAagttcaaaattattaaaattctaCTTGAAGAAAGgtcaaaatatatatacataaatatacCGTGGCTAAATTTTGCAATTAGTTTAACAAATATTCACTCTTTCCAAAGTTACAAGATTACCCATGATAGTAAAAAATTCATTAGTGTTGACTAAAATTTGTAATTGGAATGaaaatatttatgtatatatatttgtttaaaaCGTGTATCAAAGGTTAAGGATAATATTCAAACTTTCAAAAGAAAGTGactagttttttaaaataaagataTTGGCCTAGATGTCATTAACGGCTTCCTTTGTACCTCATTGCTAATGGAAAATTTTCTTATCCATGATAGTAAAATTTGTAATGTCTTGTTAGGTAGAATTCTGAATTTTAATCTGGATTTTATGTTTAATTGATGTAGTTTTTT
This genomic window contains:
- the LOC103488170 gene encoding NADP-dependent malic enzyme, which translates into the protein MPSSFLRHQYLRNLVFIGRRFEIEALGSMESSMKKTMSNGSVHMEMEEIDNKFEEAYGEHNATEDQLITPWTVSVASGYSLLRDPIYNKGLAFSEKERDAHYLRGLLPPALLDQELQERRMMHNLRNYEVPLHRYIAMMDLQERNERLFYKLLIDNVEELLPVVYTPTVGEACQKYGSIYRRPQGLFISLKEKGKILEVLKNWPERNIQVIVVTDGERILGLGDLGCQGMGIPVGKLSLYTALGGIRPSACLPITIDVGTNNEQLLNDEFYIGLRQKRARGQEYMELLDEFMYAVKKNYGEKVLIQFEDFANHNAFELLSRYSSSHLVFNDDIQGTASVVVAGLLAALKLVGGTLADHTFLFLGAGEAGTGIAELIALEISKQTGAPIEETRKKIWLVDSKGLIVQSRFESLQHFKKPWAHDHESIKDLYGAVQAIKPTVLIGTSGVGKTFTKEVVEAMASFNEKPLILALSNPTSQSECTAEEAYTWSQGRAIFASGSPFDPVEYDGKVFVPGQANNAYIFPGFGLGLIMSGTIRVHDDMLLAASEALAAQVSQENYDKGLIYPPFTNIRKISANIAAKVAAKAYELGLASRLPRPKDLVKFAESCMYSPRYRSYL